The nucleotide window ttgtttgattttgtttcagTGTTGATGAGGAGAAAGGGGAACGGTGGGCTGAAGTGATCTCATGGGAACCTAGAGCCTTTGTTTATCATAACTTTCTGGTATTTCTGTTTTCCCGATCTTGATTGAGAGATTTGTGATTTATGTTCATTCATTTCTCTCCTAATGCAATTTGTGTATGGAATTCTTTAATAAACTTGGTTGGTGCATGCTTATACACGTTGAATGCGTCTTTGGGGCTGCACCTTCTTTAAgcttattatgtttatgttccTCTAAGAAATCATTCTTCGTTCTTATTATGATGAGTCAAGGATAATTCCCATTGTGTTTGTCTTTAGATGGTATTGGAGTATGAGTTGACTGAGGCTGAGACCCATCGATTAATCCCGGAGTAGGGAAATACTGAATTGGTTTACTTTTGAATTGCTCAGACAAAGGAGGAGTGTGAGTACCTAATTAGCCATGCCAAGCCTCATATGCAAAAGTCTACCGTTGTTGACAGTGAAACTGGAAAGAGCAAAGATAGCAGGTGTGCTCTTCCTTTCCTCAGAATTCTTTACTGTTAGTAATGCTGGGTCTCttttgtggaaacctccctgACCTCTCTTTCACAGAGTTCGCACTAGCTCCGGAACATTCTTGCCGAGAGGAGGCGATAAGATTATCAGCACTATAGAGAAAAGGATTGCTGATTTCACCTTCATACCCGTAGGTACGATTTTTGAGTCCATTTCCTCCTGGTTTCTTCCAACTACATCGAgcattattttctattatgcaaggttaaaataatctttgtaatctttaatttattttcaagtgCACCTATCGTTTTGGTATNNNNNNNNNNNNNNNNNNNNNNNNNNNNNNNNNNNNNNNNNNNNNNNNNNNNNNNNNNNNNNNNNNNNNNNNNNNNNNNNNNNNNNNNNNNNNNNNNNNNNNNNNNNNNNNNNNNNNNNNNNNNNNNNNNNNNNNNNNNNNNNNNNNNNNNNNNNNNNNNNNNNNNNNNNNNNNNNNNNNNNNNNNNNNNNNNNNNNNNNNNNNNNNNNNNNNNNNNNNNNNNNNNNNNNNNNNNNNNNNNNNNNNNNNNNNNNNNNNNNNNNNNNNNNNNNNNNNNNNNNNNNNNNNNNNNNNNNNNNNNNNNNNNNNNNNNNNNNNNNNN belongs to Cucurbita pepo subsp. pepo cultivar mu-cu-16 unplaced genomic scaffold, ASM280686v2 Cp4.1_scaffold002022, whole genome shotgun sequence and includes:
- the LOC111786572 gene encoding probable prolyl 4-hydroxylase 10, which gives rise to MAKHRQSRLPTRKSSSSSTLIFTLLIMFTFVILILLALGILSIPGNSGGSPKVHDLSSIVRKTSEDVDEEKGERWAEVISWEPRAFVYHNFLTKEECEYLISHAKPHMQKSTVVDSETGKSKDSRVRTSSGTFLPRGGDKIISTIEKRIADFTFIPVGGCPVIKGNKWSATKWMRVDEYKA